The proteins below are encoded in one region of Leptotrichia sp. oral taxon 218:
- a CDS encoding anaerobic ribonucleoside triphosphate reductase — MGLELTPNLNKTIEKIINVEKNDTNNENANMSSMTPAGQMMKFASEVSKVYALENLISEKFRKAHEDGIIHIHDLDFYPSKTTTCLQYDLENMFEKGFVTKHGYIREAQSILTYATLATIIFQTNQNEQHGGQAIPAFDFYMAKGVLKSFRQYLKNRILNFVEIKNDVEITEEYEKDAKEFLKKIINSIKTTEKENEEISKYFNISKNDLIKLLKSSYKDTKKETYQAMEGFLHNLNTMHSRGGNQVVFSSINYGTDTSCEGRMVIKELLRATSKGLGKGETPIFPIQIFKVKEGLNFSENDYKLAQNDFENILESIKKEENIYEEKSKEKNIKFETPNFDLLLLACETTSRRLFPNFVFLDAEFNKHEKWDMNDPKKYKYEIATMGCRTRVFENVNGEKTSLGRGNLSFTSINFPRLAIETRKDVEEKILAIEKENKFSSEEEKINKKNEMLVKEFQEKVLDAAKLAGEQLLERFEFQKTALAKQFPFMKGNNLWKGLGDKKENDEVGEAINSGTLAIGFVGGANAMYALFDAEHGTNELAYKTLYDTIEKMEKVADEFKNKYHLNYSVLASPAESLAGRFLRMDREKFGVIKNVTDRDYYVNSFHIDVKKEISIFDKIRKEAPFHKLTKGGHITYVELDGEARKNISVILKIVKVMKDSGIGYGSINHPVDRCKDCGTEAIIYDSCPVCGSHNISRIRRITGYLTGDLESWNSAKKAEEMDRVKHGI, encoded by the coding sequence ATGGGATTAGAATTAACACCGAATTTGAACAAAACAATTGAAAAAATAATAAATGTGGAAAAAAATGATACAAATAATGAAAATGCGAACATGTCTTCAATGACACCTGCGGGACAAATGATGAAATTTGCAAGTGAGGTTTCAAAAGTTTATGCACTTGAAAATTTAATATCTGAAAAATTTAGAAAAGCTCATGAAGATGGAATTATTCACATTCACGATTTGGATTTTTATCCAAGTAAAACGACAACTTGTCTTCAGTATGACCTAGAAAATATGTTTGAAAAAGGATTTGTCACAAAGCATGGTTATATTCGTGAAGCACAAAGTATTTTGACTTACGCTACTCTTGCGACTATTATTTTTCAGACAAATCAAAATGAACAGCACGGTGGTCAAGCAATTCCAGCATTTGATTTTTACATGGCAAAAGGGGTGCTAAAGTCATTTAGACAGTATTTAAAAAACAGAATTTTAAATTTTGTGGAAATTAAAAATGATGTTGAAATTACTGAAGAATATGAAAAAGATGCAAAAGAATTTTTGAAAAAAATAATTAATTCGATAAAAACGACAGAAAAAGAAAATGAAGAAATATCTAAATATTTTAATATTTCTAAAAATGATTTGATAAAATTGTTAAAAAGCAGTTATAAAGATACAAAAAAAGAAACTTATCAAGCGATGGAAGGTTTTTTGCATAATTTAAATACAATGCATTCTCGTGGTGGAAATCAAGTTGTTTTTTCTTCGATAAATTATGGAACAGATACTTCATGCGAAGGTAGAATGGTTATAAAAGAACTTTTAAGAGCAACTTCAAAAGGTCTTGGAAAAGGAGAAACTCCGATTTTTCCAATTCAGATTTTTAAAGTAAAAGAAGGTTTGAATTTTTCTGAAAATGATTATAAATTGGCACAAAATGATTTTGAAAATATTTTAGAGAGTATAAAAAAAGAAGAAAATATTTATGAAGAAAAATCAAAAGAAAAAAATATAAAATTTGAAACTCCAAACTTTGATTTGTTATTACTTGCTTGTGAAACTACTAGTCGTAGATTGTTCCCTAATTTTGTATTTCTTGATGCAGAGTTTAATAAACATGAAAAATGGGATATGAATGATCCTAAAAAATATAAATATGAAATTGCAACAATGGGATGTAGAACAAGAGTTTTCGAAAATGTGAATGGCGAAAAAACAAGTCTTGGACGAGGAAACTTATCATTTACAAGTATTAATTTTCCTAGACTTGCAATCGAAACTCGAAAAGATGTGGAAGAAAAAATTTTGGCAATAGAAAAAGAAAATAAATTTTCTAGTGAAGAAGAAAAAATAAATAAAAAGAATGAAATGTTAGTAAAAGAATTTCAGGAAAAAGTTTTGGATGCAGCTAAACTTGCTGGGGAACAATTGCTAGAAAGATTTGAATTTCAAAAAACCGCTCTTGCAAAACAATTCCCATTTATGAAAGGTAATAATTTGTGGAAAGGTTTGGGAGATAAAAAAGAAAACGATGAAGTGGGAGAGGCGATAAATAGCGGAACACTTGCGATAGGTTTTGTAGGTGGAGCCAATGCGATGTATGCTTTGTTTGATGCAGAACATGGAACAAATGAATTAGCATATAAGACACTTTATGATACGATTGAAAAGATGGAAAAAGTGGCGGATGAGTTTAAAAATAAATATCACTTGAATTATTCAGTATTGGCGTCTCCTGCAGAAAGTCTTGCGGGAAGATTTTTAAGAATGGACAGAGAAAAATTTGGAGTGATAAAAAATGTTACAGATAGAGATTATTATGTAAATTCGTTTCACATTGATGTCAAAAAAGAAATAAGCATTTTTGATAAAATAAGAAAAGAAGCACCTTTTCATAAACTTACAAAAGGTGGACATATAACTTATGTGGAATTAGATGGAGAAGCTAGAAAAAATATAAGTGTAATTTTAAAAATAGTAAAAGTTATGAAAGATAGCGGAATAGGTTATGGTTCAATAAATCATCCAGTCGACAGATGTAAAGATTGTGGAACTGAGGCAATAATTTATGACAGTTGTCCTGTTTGCGGAAGTCACAATATCTCAAGAATCAGAAGAATAACTGGTTATCTGACAGGGGATCTTGAAAGTTGGAACAGTGCGAAAAAAGCTGAAGAAATGGACAGAGTAAAACACGGAATTTAA
- a CDS encoding VirB3 family type IV secretion system protein → MKKRQIFSSLMDEMEIMGVPLQIFKVIMGFTGILYILTKNFMAFVIAAILMMVCRIICFGDNYKINLLFKYFTDEDELDA, encoded by the coding sequence ATGAAGAAAAGACAGATTTTTTCATCACTTATGGATGAAATGGAAATTATGGGAGTTCCTTTGCAAATTTTTAAAGTAATAATGGGATTTACAGGAATCTTATATATTCTTACAAAAAATTTTATGGCATTTGTAATAGCGGCAATTCTTATGATGGTTTGTAGAATTATTTGCTTTGGTGACAATTATAAAATAAATTTATTGTTTAAATATTTTACTGATGAAGATGAACTGGATGCTTAA
- the nrdG gene encoding anaerobic ribonucleoside-triphosphate reductase activating protein produces the protein MKNEDLKKDFSLKLLRTFKETIVDGVGLRYSIYFSGCSHACPGCHNEYSWNPNNGTELTYEILNEIANEINQNELLDGITISGGDPLFNPKDMLKVLKFLKKKTKKNIWMYTGYTLEEIKKDDLRKKCLKYVDVLVDGRFIKELYDPNIKFRGSSNQRIIKREDFGI, from the coding sequence ATGAAAAACGAGGATTTAAAAAAAGATTTTTCGTTAAAACTTTTAAGAACTTTTAAAGAAACTATTGTCGATGGAGTTGGACTTCGCTATTCAATATATTTTTCAGGTTGTTCTCATGCTTGTCCTGGTTGCCATAACGAGTATTCTTGGAATCCTAATAATGGAACTGAATTGACTTATGAAATTTTGAATGAAATTGCTAATGAAATTAATCAAAATGAATTACTTGATGGAATTACGATTAGTGGTGGGGATCCGCTTTTTAATCCGAAAGATATGCTAAAAGTCTTAAAATTTTTGAAAAAGAAAACGAAAAAAAATATTTGGATGTATACAGGTTATACATTGGAAGAAATAAAAAAAGATGATTTGAGAAAAAAGTGCTTGAAATATGTCGATGTTTTGGTTGACGGAAGATTTATTAAAGAATTGTATGATCCAAATATAAAATTTAGAGGAAGTAGCAATCAGAGAATTATAAAAAGAGAAGATTTTGGAATATAA
- the ylxM gene encoding YlxM family DNA-binding protein, which translates to MNKLEKLEDFLRHSILFLYYGELFSKKQREYLELYFEENSSFSEIAKRYEITRQAVYDNIKRGIKQLDEYEEKLKIFEKEKELKNKLLFLKSNFTLENLEKIIEEFDYDENLE; encoded by the coding sequence ATGAATAAACTAGAAAAATTGGAAGATTTTTTGAGACACTCGATACTTTTTTTGTATTATGGTGAACTTTTTTCTAAAAAGCAAAGAGAGTATTTAGAGCTGTATTTTGAGGAAAATAGTTCTTTTTCGGAAATTGCAAAAAGATATGAAATTACGCGACAAGCTGTCTATGACAATATAAAGCGTGGAATAAAGCAACTTGATGAATACGAAGAAAAATTAAAAATATTTGAAAAAGAAAAGGAACTAAAAAATAAACTTTTGTTTTTGAAAAGTAATTTTACTTTGGAAAATTTGGAAAAAATAATTGAAGAATTTGATTATGATGAAAATTTAGAATAA
- a CDS encoding RNA-guided endonuclease TnpB family protein → MYLTLKQQVKHLSKKEFRNLKYLSHIAKNLTNEAIYNIRQHYFQNKKYLSYNENYKMLKNSENYKKLNSNMAQQILKEVDGSFKSFFGLLKLAKNGQYNFKDIKLPKYLAKDGFTTLVIGFVRLKDDMLIVPYSNSFKKTHQEVKIKLPPVLKGKKIKEIRIIPKQHSRYFEIQYTYEVEEVQRELNKENGLGIDLGIDNLCTCVTNNGASFLIDGRKLKSINQYYNKTNAKLQSIKDKQKIEHITLRQKRIARRRNNRINDYLSKAARIIINYCLNNDIGRIVLGYNEDFQRKSNIGSINNQNFVNIPYGKLRNKIIYLCKLYGIKFKLQEESYTSKASFFDGDEIPIYDKENQKEYIFSGKRIKRGLYQTSTGKLINADCNGALNILRKSKVVDLSVLYNRGELNTPKRIRVV, encoded by the coding sequence ATGTATTTAACTTTAAAACAGCAGGTAAAACATCTTAGTAAAAAGGAGTTTAGGAATTTAAAATATTTATCTCATATAGCCAAGAATTTAACTAATGAAGCTATATATAATATTAGACAACACTATTTTCAAAATAAAAAGTATTTAAGTTATAATGAAAACTATAAAATGCTTAAAAATAGTGAGAACTATAAGAAGTTAAATTCTAATATGGCTCAACAAATTCTAAAAGAAGTAGACGGAAGTTTCAAATCATTTTTTGGACTTTTAAAACTTGCTAAAAATGGTCAATATAATTTTAAAGATATAAAATTACCTAAATATCTTGCTAAAGATGGTTTTACAACTCTTGTTATAGGTTTTGTAAGATTAAAAGATGATATGCTGATAGTTCCTTATTCAAATTCGTTTAAGAAAACTCATCAGGAAGTTAAAATTAAGCTGCCACCAGTATTAAAAGGCAAGAAAATAAAAGAGATTAGAATAATACCAAAACAACATTCTAGGTACTTTGAAATTCAATATACTTATGAAGTAGAGGAAGTTCAAAGGGAATTAAACAAAGAAAATGGACTAGGAATAGATTTAGGTATAGACAATCTATGTACTTGTGTTACAAATAACGGAGCTTCATTCCTAATAGACGGCAGAAAATTAAAATCTATTAATCAATACTATAACAAGACAAATGCAAAATTGCAAAGCATTAAAGATAAGCAAAAGATAGAGCATATAACATTAAGGCAAAAGAGAATAGCTAGAAGGAGAAATAATCGCATAAATGATTATCTTTCAAAAGCAGCAAGAATAATTATAAATTATTGTCTTAATAATGATATAGGAAGAATAGTTCTAGGATATAATGAAGATTTTCAAAGAAAATCAAATATTGGAAGCATAAATAATCAGAACTTTGTAAATATACCATATGGAAAATTAAGAAATAAAATAATATATCTATGTAAACTATATGGAATAAAATTTAAACTGCAAGAAGAAAGTTATACATCAAAAGCAAGTTTCTTTGATGGAGATGAAATTCCAATATATGATAAAGAAAATCAAAAAGAATATATATTCAGTGGAAAAAGAATAAAAAGAGGACTATATCAAACAAGCACAGGTAAACTCATAAATGCGGATTGTAATGGAGCATTAAATATATTAAGAAAAAGTAAAGTTGTGGACTTAAGTGTCCTATACAATAGAGGTGAGCTGAACACACCTAAAAGAATAAGGGTAGTGTAA
- a CDS encoding DUF4878 domain-containing protein — protein sequence MKKILLGMLFLIFLTSCGGNSSEKTVAKFIDNLKAGKTTEAGKYTTDANFVKNFEQSYISQSQEQLYKTLLKNINYKITNSEKQSDDTSIVTVEVENIDTKKLFLQFFKNVSSNTFSKNATKKSTEEILKETLESKDLPKSKNTTKFMVKKSSDEEKVAVTGENLEVLLGKLNTTFSNLNTILPKDENNNENSENN from the coding sequence ATGAAAAAAATACTATTAGGAATGTTATTTCTTATTTTTTTGACAAGCTGTGGCGGTAATAGTTCAGAAAAAACAGTTGCAAAATTTATTGACAACTTAAAAGCTGGAAAAACAACCGAAGCTGGAAAATACACTACTGATGCAAATTTTGTTAAAAACTTTGAACAAAGTTATATTAGTCAAAGTCAGGAACAATTGTACAAAACTTTACTAAAAAATATTAATTACAAAATTACTAACTCAGAAAAACAAAGTGACGATACAAGTATTGTAACTGTTGAAGTTGAAAATATCGACACCAAAAAATTATTTTTACAATTTTTTAAAAATGTCTCAAGCAACACTTTTTCAAAAAATGCTACTAAAAAGTCTACTGAAGAAATATTAAAAGAAACATTAGAATCTAAAGACTTGCCAAAATCAAAAAATACTACAAAATTTATGGTAAAAAAATCTTCAGATGAAGAAAAAGTAGCTGTAACAGGAGAAAATTTAGAAGTACTATTAGGAAAACTAAATACAACTTTTTCAAATTTGAATACAATTCTTCCAAAAGATGAAAATAACAATGAAAATTCAGAAAATAATTAA
- the ffh gene encoding signal recognition particle protein — MFNNLGDRFKDIFKKVRGQGKLTESNMKDALREVRLALLEADVNYGVAKNFVSRIREKALGEEVISGVNPTQQFVKIVNDELVKVLGGTNVALKKAEKGMTIIMLCGLQGAGKTTFSGKISKFLKSKGEKPFLIGADVYRPAAKKQLKVLAQQVKVGSFTIDESTDALKIVQEGIKAAKDENATYVIIDTAGRLHIDEELMKELHEIKNSVKPNEILLVVDGMTGQDAVNVAKSFNEELDITGVVLTKLDGDTRGGAALSVKEVAGKPIKFISEGEKLDDVSAFHPDRLASRILGMGDVVSLVEKAQEAIDEKEAKKMEEKFRKNQFDFEDFLKQFKMIRKMGSIAGIMKMIPGVDTSMIDMGMAEKEMKKVEAIIYSMTVEERRNPKLLKVGTRKGRIARGSGVQVNDVNKLIKQFEQMKQMMKMFNSGAIPGLGMMKGRKK; from the coding sequence ATGTTTAATAATTTAGGAGATAGATTTAAAGATATATTTAAAAAAGTCAGAGGACAAGGAAAATTAACAGAAAGTAATATGAAAGATGCTCTTCGGGAAGTTAGGCTGGCTTTGTTGGAAGCAGATGTCAATTATGGCGTTGCCAAAAATTTTGTTTCAAGAATCCGTGAAAAAGCACTTGGAGAAGAAGTTATTTCAGGAGTAAATCCGACACAGCAATTTGTAAAAATAGTAAATGATGAACTTGTAAAAGTGCTTGGTGGAACAAATGTTGCACTTAAAAAGGCTGAAAAAGGGATGACAATTATTATGTTGTGTGGACTTCAAGGTGCTGGAAAAACGACATTTTCAGGAAAAATTTCAAAATTTTTGAAATCAAAGGGAGAAAAACCTTTTCTAATTGGAGCTGATGTATATAGACCAGCGGCTAAAAAACAATTAAAAGTGTTGGCACAGCAAGTAAAAGTTGGGTCTTTTACGATAGATGAGAGCACAGATGCGTTGAAGATCGTTCAAGAGGGAATAAAAGCAGCTAAAGATGAAAATGCCACTTATGTGATAATTGATACAGCTGGTAGACTTCACATTGACGAAGAGTTGATGAAAGAGCTTCACGAAATAAAAAATAGTGTGAAACCTAATGAAATACTTCTTGTAGTTGACGGAATGACTGGACAAGATGCGGTAAATGTTGCAAAATCTTTTAATGAAGAACTTGATATAACTGGAGTAGTACTTACTAAATTGGACGGAGATACTCGTGGTGGTGCAGCTTTGTCAGTTAAAGAAGTTGCTGGAAAACCTATAAAATTCATAAGTGAAGGAGAAAAACTTGACGATGTTTCGGCGTTTCACCCTGATAGACTTGCGTCTCGTATTTTGGGAATGGGAGATGTCGTGTCGCTGGTTGAAAAGGCGCAGGAAGCGATTGATGAAAAAGAAGCTAAAAAAATGGAAGAAAAATTTAGAAAAAATCAGTTTGATTTTGAAGATTTTTTGAAACAATTTAAAATGATTAGAAAGATGGGATCAATTGCAGGAATTATGAAAATGATACCTGGAGTTGATACAAGCATGATTGATATGGGTATGGCTGAAAAAGAGATGAAAAAAGTGGAAGCTATTATTTATTCGATGACGGTTGAAGAAAGAAGAAATCCAAAACTTTTAAAAGTTGGAACGAGAAAAGGGAGAATTGCTAGAGGTAGTGGAGTTCAAGTAAACGATGTAAACAAATTAATAAAACAGTTTGAACAGATGAAACAGATGATGAAAATGTTTAACAGTGGAGCGATTCCAGGACTTGGAATGATGAAAGGCAGAAAAAAATAA
- a CDS encoding NlpC/P60 family protein, with amino-acid sequence MANKNNDLNVIMDIFDSISAKTTKNSKKNKIETGNSSIKKEAEISSKPEKKEKSIEDLRKDVLENAQKIYNRNPRPKYVWEGQGPNYYDCSGFSQSIYKNSGLKIPRVSSDQSKFTSKTLKKSELKPGDLVFYGKDKVSHVAVYMGDGKIMESGGGGRKNNTPSKAGVGVRIRSIDARKDFKGGGSLEDVAIKNKVINKTKEHEITQNSDNRFEEIFKYLLKVEGVYSNDKNDSGGKTKYGIIEKEARSHGYKGDMRNLSLDFAKKIYEKDYYKKNQLDKVKNDKIALSICDFSVTSGNYGVRKAQETLNKINNTNLKVDGVLGEKTLEALNKTNPETFLKEYHNSQRKFYNSIGYGKNKVFLKGWQNRVTTKEATIKNMNTDKKNSQLFTR; translated from the coding sequence ATGGCAAATAAAAACAATGATTTAAATGTTATAATGGATATTTTTGACTCAATCTCTGCAAAAACTACAAAAAATTCTAAAAAAAATAAAATTGAAACTGGAAATTCCAGTATAAAAAAAGAAGCCGAAATTTCTTCAAAGCCAGAAAAAAAGGAAAAGTCAATCGAAGATTTAAGAAAAGATGTATTGGAAAATGCTCAAAAAATATACAACAGAAATCCAAGACCAAAATATGTCTGGGAAGGTCAAGGACCAAACTATTATGACTGTTCAGGATTTTCCCAAAGTATCTATAAAAATTCAGGATTAAAAATTCCAAGAGTTTCTTCTGACCAATCTAAATTTACATCAAAAACTTTGAAAAAATCTGAACTAAAACCTGGAGATTTAGTTTTTTATGGGAAAGATAAAGTAAGTCATGTAGCAGTATATATGGGAGATGGAAAAATTATGGAATCTGGTGGAGGCGGTCGAAAAAATAATACTCCTTCTAAAGCGGGAGTTGGGGTTAGAATAAGAAGTATTGACGCCAGAAAAGACTTTAAAGGAGGGGGTTCTTTGGAAGATGTCGCAATAAAAAATAAAGTTATAAATAAAACTAAAGAACATGAAATTACTCAAAATAGTGATAATCGTTTTGAAGAAATTTTCAAATATCTTTTAAAAGTGGAAGGTGTTTATTCCAATGACAAGAACGACAGTGGTGGAAAAACAAAATATGGGATTATTGAAAAAGAAGCTAGAAGTCATGGATACAAAGGTGATATGCGTAATTTATCCTTAGATTTTGCCAAAAAAATCTATGAAAAAGACTATTATAAAAAAAATCAATTAGATAAAGTTAAAAATGACAAAATTGCTCTTTCCATTTGCGATTTTTCAGTAACTTCTGGTAATTATGGCGTGAGAAAAGCTCAAGAAACATTAAACAAAATTAATAATACCAACTTAAAAGTAGATGGTGTACTCGGTGAAAAAACATTAGAAGCATTAAATAAGACAAATCCCGAAACTTTCCTCAAAGAATATCATAATTCTCAAAGAAAGTTTTACAACAGCATTGGTTATGGAAAAAATAAAGTTTTCTTGAAAGGATGGCAAAATAGAGTAACTACAAAAGAGGCTACTATTAAAAATATGAATACTGATAAAAAAAACTCACAGTTATTCACTAGATAA
- a CDS encoding TrbG/VirB9 family P-type conjugative transfer protein: MNKINKVNNKINKVNKVNNKINKILIKALIFLVFGIFVQAEENKENFFSQESISKMQIKKLISGKQDAIKRVATTFDYYSDSIYDIYVTPDFVTMIKFDPEEEIIAVIGGNNSNFEMEQEFGGEDNSVYLFVRPTDLDITSNVNVITNKRIYMFNLYSTLEIFNPFVKFNYSSSENDMKAKIPVKKDLNKNSILMDVNKMDSNYTVTNKNLPFAPTQVFTDGIKTVIILPEEIQEAPVIMVKGTGGSGFEVVNFEYEFNRIIVHRKIKEAVLKLGKKQVKIKHK; this comes from the coding sequence ATGAATAAAATAAATAAAGTAAATAATAAAATAAATAAAGTAAATAAAGTAAATAATAAAATAAATAAAATTTTGATAAAAGCATTAATTTTTCTTGTATTTGGAATTTTTGTACAAGCTGAAGAAAATAAAGAAAATTTTTTTAGTCAAGAAAGTATTTCAAAAATGCAAATAAAAAAATTGATTTCTGGAAAACAAGATGCGATAAAACGGGTTGCGACTACTTTTGATTACTATTCTGACAGCATTTATGACATTTATGTCACGCCAGATTTTGTCACGATGATAAAGTTTGATCCAGAAGAAGAGATTATCGCTGTTATTGGCGGAAATAATTCTAATTTTGAGATGGAGCAGGAATTTGGCGGAGAAGATAATTCTGTTTATTTGTTTGTCAGACCTACAGATCTTGATATAACTTCAAATGTTAATGTCATAACAAATAAAAGGATTTATATGTTTAATTTGTATTCGACTCTTGAAATATTTAATCCGTTTGTGAAATTTAATTATTCATCTTCTGAAAATGATATGAAGGCAAAAATCCCAGTAAAAAAAGACTTGAATAAAAACTCTATTTTAATGGATGTTAATAAAATGGATTCAAATTATACTGTGACGAATAAAAATTTACCATTTGCTCCGACACAAGTTTTTACTGATGGGATAAAAACGGTCATAATTTTACCTGAAGAAATACAGGAAGCACCTGTTATAATGGTAAAAGGAACTGGTGGAAGTGGATTTGAAGTAGTTAATTTTGAATATGAGTTTAATAGAATAATTGTTCACAGGAAGATTAAGGAAGCGGTACTTAAACTTGGGAAAAAGCAAGTTAAAATTAAACATAAGTAA
- a CDS encoding TrbI/VirB10 family protein gives MYKKNLKNLNDFETHEEEDFVIDEADEDELEDDIGDISDFEDEPKKDLKKVGKFKKNLLICSAIFGFLMIVGLFAIPGMIKKSSEKNKNQNELSQNMEQPVYDGEVDSEDGQNKNLNLGNQNNAAINVNEPCDTVNLNNPNNINNPNCANISNNQSMNQVQSENQNESQSKNQNESRNKISKAQNHKNKNFEAQDFSQNEIPKKSNKNILFEKQNKIYSFRNISKPEKPEYHPRNIEKPLSGALNSLNKNNSSNLNINKNNKNSENSENGENNESNKSNNNKNNKENIRPKARANGINTFSLQQGSYIPIVTSTKMNSDNSSYFMAIVSENVYSKEGKHKILIPMGSKIIGNYSALKNNNDTRMLMMVDKIILPNNKVIVFEKSSVIDLKGEIGARGQLNTKVTQRLGKSLLALSFSVADLVLDYRKTRVARRYPARWDEIITDPVNTVKDSMETIDKAWNSVKNRIKIPVGTKLNVFTGNEIILEEYKRS, from the coding sequence ATGTATAAAAAAAATTTAAAAAATTTAAATGATTTTGAAACACATGAAGAAGAAGATTTTGTAATTGATGAAGCTGATGAAGATGAATTGGAAGATGATATTGGAGACATTTCGGATTTTGAAGATGAGCCAAAAAAAGATTTGAAAAAAGTTGGAAAGTTTAAGAAAAATTTGCTAATATGTTCTGCAATTTTTGGATTTTTAATGATTGTGGGACTTTTTGCAATTCCTGGAATGATAAAAAAATCGTCTGAAAAAAATAAAAATCAAAATGAACTTAGTCAAAATATGGAACAACCTGTTTATGATGGGGAAGTTGATTCTGAAGATGGACAAAATAAAAATCTTAATTTGGGAAATCAAAATAATGCGGCGATAAATGTAAACGAACCTTGTGATACAGTTAATTTAAATAATCCAAATAATATCAATAATCCAAACTGTGCAAATATTTCAAATAATCAAAGTATGAATCAAGTTCAGAGTGAAAATCAAAATGAATCTCAAAGTAAAAATCAAAACGAAAGTCGAAATAAAATTTCCAAAGCTCAAAATCATAAAAATAAAAATTTTGAAGCTCAAGATTTTTCACAAAATGAAATACCAAAAAAATCTAATAAAAACATTTTATTTGAAAAACAAAATAAAATTTATTCTTTTAGAAATATTTCTAAACCTGAAAAACCTGAATATCATCCAAGGAATATAGAAAAGCCATTATCTGGAGCATTAAATTCATTAAATAAAAACAATAGTTCTAATTTGAATATCAATAAAAATAATAAAAATAGTGAGAATAGTGAAAATGGTGAAAATAATGAGAGTAATAAAAGCAATAATAATAAAAATAATAAAGAAAATATAAGACCGAAAGCTAGAGCAAATGGAATAAATACTTTTTCATTACAACAAGGAAGTTATATTCCAATTGTAACTTCGACGAAAATGAATAGCGATAATTCTAGCTATTTTATGGCTATTGTTTCTGAAAATGTTTATTCAAAAGAAGGAAAGCATAAAATTTTAATTCCGATGGGGAGTAAAATAATTGGAAATTACTCGGCACTAAAAAATAATAACGATACAAGAATGCTTATGATGGTTGACAAAATTATTCTTCCAAATAATAAAGTAATTGTATTTGAAAAGTCGAGTGTGATCGACTTAAAAGGTGAAATTGGTGCAAGGGGACAGTTGAACACAAAAGTAACTCAAAGACTTGGAAAATCGTTACTTGCACTTTCGTTTAGTGTAGCGGATTTGGTATTAGATTATAGAAAGACTAGAGTTGCACGAAGATATCCAGCAAGATGGGATGAAATAATAACAGATCCTGTAAATACAGTAAAAGATTCGATGGAAACGATAGATAAAGCCTGGAATTCTGTAAAAAATCGAATTAAAATTCCTGTTGGAACTAAATTGAATGTTTTTACTGGAAATGAAATTATTTTGGAAGAATATAAAAGAAGTTAA
- a CDS encoding MarR family transcriptional regulator, with amino-acid sequence MYENFSKHIGKLVCRHGSKPCNKETELLGTLKASMTTT; translated from the coding sequence TTGTACGAAAATTTTAGTAAGCATATAGGGAAACTTGTATGTAGACACGGATCAAAACCGTGCAACAAAGAAACTGAATTGCTGGGAACTCTTAAAGCTAGTATGACCACAACATAG